A part of Saimiri boliviensis isolate mSaiBol1 chromosome 11, mSaiBol1.pri, whole genome shotgun sequence genomic DNA contains:
- the GJB5 gene encoding gap junction beta-5 protein: MNWGIFEGLLSGVNKYSTAFGRIWLSLVFIFRVLVYLVTAERMWSDDHKDFDCNTRQPGCSNVCFDAFFPVSHVRLWALQLILVTCPSLLVVMHVAYRELQEKRHREAYGEDGGRLYLNPGKKRGGLWWTYVCSLVFKASVDIAFLYVFHSFYPKYILPPVVKCHADPCPNIVDCFISKPSEKNIFTFFMVATAAICILLNLVELIYLVSKRCHECLAARKARAMCTDHHPHGATSPCKQDDLLSGDLIFLASDSHPPLLPDHPRDHVKKTIL; this comes from the coding sequence ATGAACTGGGGGATCTTTGAGGGACTCCTGAGTGGGGTCAACAAGTACTCCACAGCCTTCGGGCGCATCTGGCTGTCCCTGGTCTTCATCTTCCGTGTGCTGGTGTACCTGGTGACAGCCGAGCGCATGTGGAGTGATGACCACAAGGACTTCGACTGCAACACACGCCAGCCTGGCTGCTCCAACGTCTGCTTCGATGCATTCTTCCCCGTGTCCCACGTGCGCCTCTGGGCCCTGCAGCTCATCCTGGTCACGTGTCCCTCGCTGCTCGTGGTCATGCACGTGGCCTATCGGGAGCTTCAGGAGAAGAGGCACCGAGAAGCCTATGGGGAAGATGGTGGGCGCCTCTACCTGAACCCCGGCAAGAAGCGGGGTGGGCTCTGGTGGACGTATGTCTGCAGCCTGGTGTTCAAGGCCAGCGTGGACATCGCCTTTCTCTATGTGTTCCACTCATTCTACCCTAAATATATCCTCCCTCCTGTGGTCAAGTGCCATGCAGATCCATGTCCCAATATAGTAGACTGCTTCATCTCCAAGCCCTCAGAGAAGAACATCTTTACCTTCTTCATGGTAGCCACAGCAGCCATCTGCATCCTGCTCAACCTCGTGGAGCTGATCTACCTGGTGAGCAAGAGGTGCCACGAGTGCCTGGCAGCAAGGAAAGCCCGAGCCATGTGCACAGACCATCACCCACACGGCGCCACCTCTCCCTGCAAACAGGATGACCTCCTTTCAGGCGACCTCATCTTTCTGGCTTCAGACAGTCATCCTCCTCTCTTACCGGACCACCCTCGAGACCACGTGAAGAAAACCATCCTTTGA